Proteins found in one Maridesulfovibrio sp. genomic segment:
- a CDS encoding transporter substrate-binding domain-containing protein, whose product MYSKFNLNTKQAISFFTVLAVIVLGSPSVWARERLNIWYIDYPPYYLKEGGEATGLLVSRVNEIMKQAGVVVNYTCFPAKRILRAIKSNKEVASIGWFKTKEREKYAKFSLPIYTNKPVGVFALNAVADEIMIFSSLEDIMDSKQFKIGVIDGQSEGDFVDGLIKKYQHQVVSVTGKQVQLIRMLVAGRFDFILLPPEEVGELTKEAEVNLNSFSLLPMNDIPSGNKRYIMYSRSVSQEIIDRVNSAIVDLCH is encoded by the coding sequence GTGTACAGTAAGTTTAATTTAAATACCAAGCAAGCTATATCTTTTTTTACTGTGCTAGCTGTAATTGTTCTCGGTAGTCCTAGTGTTTGGGCGAGAGAACGGTTAAATATATGGTATATAGATTATCCTCCGTATTATTTGAAAGAAGGAGGAGAGGCTACAGGTTTGTTAGTGAGTCGTGTTAATGAAATTATGAAACAAGCAGGTGTCGTTGTTAATTATACCTGTTTTCCAGCTAAACGCATTTTACGTGCTATAAAAAGTAATAAAGAAGTTGCTTCTATTGGTTGGTTTAAAACGAAAGAAAGAGAGAAGTATGCTAAATTCTCATTACCCATTTATACGAATAAGCCGGTAGGAGTTTTTGCATTAAATGCTGTCGCAGATGAAATAATGATCTTTTCATCACTCGAAGATATTATGGATAGTAAGCAATTTAAGATAGGAGTAATAGATGGACAATCCGAAGGAGATTTTGTTGATGGGCTGATTAAAAAATATCAACATCAAGTTGTTTCTGTTACAGGAAAGCAAGTTCAATTGATTCGGATGTTGGTGGCGGGGCGCTTCGATTTTATATTGTTACCCCCCGAAGAAGTAGGCGAACTCACTAAAGAAGCAGAAGTTAATTTGAATTCATTTTCCTTGCTGCCAATGAATGATATACCGAGTGGAAACAAACGGTATATTATGTATTCAAGGTCGGTGTCGCAGGAAATTATCGATAGGGTTAATTCGGCAATTGTAGATCTGTGCCACTAA
- a CDS encoding AMP-binding protein gives MSKQSEYNFAADLLHRGTRWADRTALICGERTATYAELGAMVRRMASAIRNQGGLHGERILIAMPDSMTSMTVFLGGLLAGVSASFVNNRVMLSDYEAFLEDCGAKLVVANEGHPALDAASSVECRNIALDDDGLARFLENESDDFIPHPAFGGGEAVILYSSGSTGHPKGIPHTHSDFRIVAESAYDDLELESGNVVLSTAKLFHAYGLYSSLCVPLWSGGATVLFGGKPDTLSILNAFADHGVTVFTSSPTFYAMLLMSVTDTTLFAGLRLCMSSGEGLPEAIQNAWKEQMGIDIRQGYGSSESMTVNIRTKSPDFTPGTIGRPIPPFEVAVLDDGHMPVQDGIEGELALKGPTMTKGYLNMPGKTAALFSADGWMLTGDLARMENGVVSVLGRKDDMFKAGGQWVSPIRVENVLLGHPAVAQCAVTGGSAGAFTMVRAHVVTSPNTEADRSLMDELRQYAAEHLPEFMVPNEILFRKDMPMTPLGKIQRFVLR, from the coding sequence ATGAGTAAACAATCCGAATATAATTTTGCGGCGGATTTGTTGCATCGTGGTACTCGTTGGGCGGATAGGACTGCACTGATCTGCGGTGAGCGCACAGCAACATATGCCGAACTGGGTGCGATGGTCAGGCGAATGGCTTCAGCGATACGAAATCAGGGGGGCCTGCATGGGGAGCGTATCCTTATTGCCATGCCGGACAGTATGACCTCCATGACAGTTTTTCTCGGGGGACTTTTGGCAGGAGTGAGCGCATCATTTGTTAATAATCGCGTAATGTTATCTGATTATGAGGCCTTTCTGGAAGATTGTGGAGCGAAGCTGGTAGTTGCCAACGAAGGTCATCCCGCTCTGGACGCGGCATCTTCCGTCGAATGTCGGAATATTGCGTTGGACGATGACGGCCTTGCCCGATTTCTGGAAAATGAGTCGGATGATTTCATACCTCATCCTGCCTTCGGCGGGGGAGAGGCTGTGATTCTCTATTCCTCGGGGAGTACAGGGCACCCTAAGGGTATCCCTCATACCCATTCCGATTTTCGTATTGTTGCTGAATCCGCTTATGATGATCTTGAGTTGGAATCAGGCAACGTCGTCCTTAGTACAGCAAAGCTGTTCCATGCATACGGACTTTATTCTTCTCTGTGCGTTCCGCTCTGGAGCGGCGGCGCAACCGTTCTTTTCGGTGGTAAACCGGATACGTTGTCCATCCTTAATGCCTTTGCAGACCATGGGGTTACTGTTTTCACTTCCTCACCTACATTTTACGCCATGCTGCTCATGAGCGTTACAGACACGACGCTCTTTGCCGGTCTCCGCCTGTGCATGTCTTCTGGGGAGGGACTGCCGGAAGCTATTCAGAACGCGTGGAAGGAACAGATGGGCATTGATATTCGGCAGGGCTACGGCTCCAGCGAATCCATGACCGTAAATATTCGCACCAAATCACCTGATTTTACCCCCGGCACAATCGGGAGGCCTATTCCTCCGTTTGAGGTTGCGGTCCTTGATGACGGCCATATGCCCGTCCAGGACGGAATCGAAGGTGAACTGGCTCTGAAAGGACCGACCATGACTAAAGGCTACCTGAATATGCCGGGTAAAACTGCTGCCCTGTTCTCTGCAGACGGGTGGATGCTTACTGGCGATCTGGCCCGGATGGAAAATGGGGTGGTTAGCGTGCTGGGCCGCAAGGATGACATGTTCAAAGCCGGTGGCCAGTGGGTTTCGCCTATCAGGGTGGAAAATGTATTGCTTGGACATCCTGCTGTGGCTCAATGTGCTGTTACCGGAGGATCTGCGGGAGCGTTTACCATGGTGCGCGCTCATGTGGTGACCAGTCCTAATACCGAAGCGGATCGGAGCTTGATGGATGAACTGAGGCAATATGCTGCTGAACATCTGCCAGAGTTCATGGTCCCCAATGAAATTCTATTTCGTAAGGATATGCCCATGACTCCGCTTGGAAAGATTCAGCGTTTCGTCTTGCGGTAG
- a CDS encoding acyl carrier protein → MSVTVANVIELFASVVPPETLNKIDPDKPLLTQGVDSLALTTLAVALQREFSIELTIADTIALRTVNDIVNFINAKGK, encoded by the coding sequence ATGTCTGTAACTGTCGCCAATGTCATAGAATTGTTTGCCTCCGTCGTTCCCCCTGAAACCTTGAACAAGATAGATCCTGATAAGCCTCTGCTGACTCAGGGTGTGGATTCGCTTGCACTGACCACTCTGGCCGTGGCTCTGCAGCGGGAGTTCTCCATAGAACTGACCATTGCCGATACTATTGCCCTGCGGACTGTTAATGACATTGTGAACTTCATCAACGCGAAAGGGAAGTGA
- a CDS encoding response regulator, whose protein sequence is MKVLVVEDDPTSQLLLKMLLEKMECEVIVTGNGYLAIEILSLNAIDLVFMDVNMPIMNGKEAAKRIRGGEAGVDNIQIPIIACTAHDLTEQKRIIDSGFNDIMIKPIEIIDVKRVLNSYR, encoded by the coding sequence ATGAAAGTTTTAGTTGTAGAAGATGATCCGACAAGCCAATTGCTCCTCAAGATGTTGTTAGAAAAAATGGAATGTGAAGTCATTGTTACAGGCAATGGTTATCTTGCAATTGAAATATTAAGTTTAAACGCAATCGATCTTGTTTTCATGGATGTAAATATGCCGATCATGAATGGTAAAGAAGCTGCTAAACGTATTCGTGGTGGGGAGGCAGGTGTAGATAATATTCAAATACCGATCATAGCTTGCACAGCGCATGATCTAACTGAGCAAAAAAGAATTATAGATTCTGGTTTTAATGATATTATGATTAAACCTATAGAAATAATAGATGTAAAGAGAGTCTTAAACTCTTACAGGTGA
- a CDS encoding PhnD/SsuA/transferrin family substrate-binding protein: protein MYRITILIIAFFALLWFSKISEAANSDVKIGVLANRGKDICVDRWSPTAKYLTDSIPHIKFTIVPIEFGQVKKYVANNMVDFILVNPAIYVDLEINFGVNRIATLKSNRLGKPHTEFGGVVFSLKKNNIKQFKDLKGKHFIAVKENSFGGWLTAWRELKVAGINPSQHFSSLKFGGTHDEVVHAVVEGKADAGTVRTEILEEMDKKGIININSFSILNKNIQGTSGRFFRQSTPSYPEWPIAKLKKTKQELAEKVAIKLIEMSPESVAAKAASCFGWTIPLNYQTVHNCLKDLNYGPYTNYGKISLSAVIKKYWIEITLISILFISMIILLRLLKIAKAKAVSANEAKSMFLANMSHEVRNPLHGVMGMLQLLLDTSLNLEQTNYVRTALHSSKHLLQVINDILDFSKIEAGKLDIEAAPFNVSETIDQCVNIFQKQLSEKQIILNVSLDQNMIAAYLGDGGRISQILVNLISNAIKFTEKGTIDIKVHSRPYDETGHIMLFFEVKDTGVGIPTNKVDQMFDSFTQADNSLSKKHQGTGLGLSIVKHLVELMGGSIRIESQEGVGTTLYFSVLVKECDTKLNTDISDPISPASLTSLKILLVEDEKVNQIMAKRTLEKMGHTVTCANNGKECLNILQKDSFDLILMDMQMPIMDGLEATSIIRTAHEFSKISKIPIIGLSAHATLKFRDKALHVGVTEYLTKPFEQEQLVAALINIAK from the coding sequence ATGTATAGAATTACAATACTAATCATTGCGTTTTTTGCATTACTTTGGTTCTCGAAAATATCTGAAGCAGCCAATTCAGATGTCAAAATTGGTGTTTTAGCTAATAGAGGTAAAGATATATGTGTTGATCGTTGGTCACCTACTGCAAAATATTTAACGGATTCCATACCGCATATAAAATTTACTATTGTTCCAATTGAATTTGGTCAGGTAAAAAAATATGTAGCTAATAATATGGTTGACTTTATTTTAGTAAATCCAGCAATTTATGTAGATTTAGAAATAAATTTTGGCGTAAACAGAATTGCAACATTAAAAAGTAATCGACTAGGGAAGCCGCACACAGAATTCGGAGGAGTTGTTTTTTCTCTTAAGAAGAATAACATTAAGCAGTTTAAAGATCTTAAAGGAAAACACTTTATCGCTGTAAAAGAAAATTCGTTTGGCGGATGGCTAACAGCATGGCGTGAATTAAAGGTTGCAGGAATAAATCCTAGCCAACATTTTTCATCTCTCAAGTTCGGGGGAACACATGATGAAGTTGTACATGCTGTAGTCGAAGGAAAAGCTGATGCTGGCACAGTGAGAACTGAAATACTGGAAGAAATGGATAAAAAAGGTATTATAAATATAAATAGTTTTTCAATTCTTAATAAGAATATACAAGGAACATCAGGAAGATTTTTTCGTCAATCTACTCCTAGCTACCCAGAATGGCCAATTGCCAAACTTAAAAAAACTAAACAAGAATTAGCCGAGAAAGTTGCTATAAAGCTAATTGAAATGTCACCAGAATCAGTAGCAGCAAAAGCCGCATCATGTTTTGGGTGGACAATTCCACTAAACTATCAAACAGTCCATAACTGTCTAAAAGATTTAAACTATGGTCCGTACACGAACTATGGGAAAATTTCATTATCTGCTGTTATCAAAAAATATTGGATTGAAATTACTTTAATAAGTATTCTTTTCATCTCCATGATTATTTTATTGCGTTTGCTAAAAATAGCGAAAGCAAAAGCTGTGTCAGCAAATGAAGCAAAAAGTATGTTTCTAGCAAATATGAGTCATGAAGTTAGAAACCCACTTCATGGGGTTATGGGAATGCTACAGCTTCTACTCGACACGTCACTCAATCTAGAGCAAACCAATTATGTCAGGACTGCTTTACATTCTTCAAAACATCTATTGCAAGTAATTAATGACATTTTAGATTTCTCTAAAATTGAAGCAGGAAAACTTGATATAGAGGCTGCACCATTTAACGTATCCGAAACAATTGACCAATGCGTAAATATTTTTCAAAAGCAATTGAGTGAAAAGCAAATTATTTTGAATGTTTCTTTAGACCAAAATATGATAGCAGCATATTTAGGCGATGGAGGGAGAATCAGTCAAATTCTTGTAAATTTGATCAGTAACGCTATTAAATTTACAGAAAAAGGAACTATCGATATTAAAGTTCACTCTAGACCTTACGATGAAACAGGTCACATCATGTTATTTTTCGAAGTAAAAGATACAGGAGTCGGTATTCCAACAAACAAGGTTGACCAAATGTTTGATTCTTTTACTCAAGCGGACAACTCTTTGTCTAAAAAACACCAAGGAACTGGACTGGGCTTGTCAATTGTTAAGCACTTAGTTGAGCTGATGGGTGGAAGTATACGCATTGAAAGTCAGGAAGGCGTAGGAACGACATTGTATTTTAGTGTCTTAGTGAAAGAGTGTGACACAAAATTAAACACGGATATATCAGATCCCATTAGCCCAGCCAGCTTAACTTCGTTAAAAATTTTACTTGTAGAAGATGAAAAAGTTAATCAGATTATGGCAAAACGTACTTTAGAGAAAATGGGGCATACAGTAACTTGTGCTAACAATGGAAAAGAATGTTTAAATATATTGCAGAAAGATAGTTTTGATTTAATTTTAATGGACATGCAAATGCCTATAATGGATGGGCTTGAAGCTACCAGTATAATACGAACAGCCCATGAATTTTCAAAAATTTCAAAAATTCCGATTATAGGACTCTCCGCACATGCAACATTAAAATTTAGAGATAAAGCTTTACATGTAGGTGTAACGGAATACCTTACTAAACCTTTTGAGCAGGAGCAACTTGTAGCAGCTTTAATTAATATTGCTAAATAG
- a CDS encoding pentapeptide repeat-containing protein has protein sequence MQVAIIIVYTVLFVLLCRKYPKFYNYSGARLVCEKLFPRTKGEEDDINYTKPSSFMPWLVSIYIVLFGIATTRYGQAIDSLETQLLAFQSRMATDNKNEACSGIFYLQQKRVPLQPDLLFFWKTIASFSMNEEPDAVREVVKQSIEAYKKELHDARLSQIDLHSLNLYGANLNGTSLIKSNLNNSVLSLSNLNEANLTDASVNSTNLREASLVKAKLNGANFNKSTLDGADLTSANLNGATFNNASLMWCKAKNDLYSEIEEIHKAAQDWRRNVAIEFDPSNFNLRPLKRTSLRRASLHNTIFDGASMVGVDFNNSQAVNATFDCAKMDESYFNKTLLLQCRFHNASLSNSTWGFSAIFNSDLNGASLNRLVANNTSFYGCDMNRVSLDYSRFFNSTIHSSSVTDCSFNGQQLNRFVFQDSDIANVNLSGANWLNVGVQNCSLTNAGFKKTSVFNSTFVNSNLEGSLFNGTKVYKSHYNSVNLSGIKVQDAIFGENLFYDVVFDASRVADSNFSNCYIWSSVFTDNFISGGEFKYTNFSSSDISNSCFESVNLDHAIFFKSNCTKSKFKKATLRSSYFDYADMNAATFLFVNANNSTFTNSSLSGSSFCNSSFYNVNFEDADFREVVFNATDLRSYFVNSNLEGVTIYNSNMQGANLENANLDKSMFKNSSLVGVCFRKANLMNSVLKNENLNFAIFSEANLEDIDLSGASLVFVKMMNSNLEHAVFENAYLNKVNFSNAHLSNCSFDNSKIISSDFTNATLIGSDFSNAIIKNTDFTGAATLYQTTLPIQLEQVIKKTHPQLFDKPVWFVEKVIP, from the coding sequence GTGCAAGTCGCGATTATCATTGTTTACACTGTCCTCTTTGTTCTTCTTTGTAGGAAATATCCCAAGTTTTATAATTATTCTGGGGCTCGTCTTGTTTGTGAAAAATTATTCCCACGAACTAAAGGAGAAGAGGACGATATAAACTACACCAAGCCAAGTAGTTTCATGCCATGGCTTGTGAGTATTTACATTGTGCTGTTTGGTATAGCGACAACTCGTTATGGGCAAGCAATTGATTCTCTGGAGACTCAGCTATTGGCATTTCAATCAAGGATGGCAACAGATAATAAAAACGAGGCTTGTTCTGGTATTTTTTATTTACAACAGAAGCGAGTACCTCTTCAGCCAGATTTGCTTTTTTTTTGGAAAACAATTGCTTCTTTCAGCATGAATGAAGAGCCCGATGCTGTTCGTGAGGTCGTTAAGCAATCAATTGAAGCATACAAAAAAGAATTACATGATGCGCGGTTAAGCCAAATAGATTTACACAGTCTTAATTTATATGGCGCAAATTTGAATGGCACTAGCCTTATTAAAAGCAATTTAAATAATAGTGTTTTATCATTATCTAATTTGAATGAAGCTAATCTTACAGATGCAAGTGTAAACTCAACAAATTTACGAGAAGCAAGTTTAGTAAAAGCTAAGTTAAATGGAGCGAATTTTAACAAATCTACTCTTGATGGTGCCGATTTGACATCTGCAAATTTAAATGGGGCTACTTTTAATAATGCTTCTCTTATGTGGTGTAAGGCAAAAAATGACTTATATTCAGAGATAGAAGAAATACACAAAGCTGCGCAAGATTGGAGAAGGAATGTTGCCATTGAATTTGACCCGTCAAATTTCAATTTAAGGCCCTTAAAAAGAACTAGCTTGAGAAGAGCTTCGTTGCATAATACAATTTTTGATGGCGCTAGTATGGTCGGAGTTGATTTTAATAATTCTCAAGCTGTTAATGCAACGTTCGACTGTGCTAAAATGGATGAATCTTATTTCAACAAGACCCTTCTTCTTCAGTGTCGATTTCATAATGCTAGTCTAAGTAATTCTACTTGGGGTTTTTCTGCTATTTTTAACTCTGATTTAAATGGTGCTTCTCTAAATAGATTAGTTGCTAATAACACCAGTTTTTATGGATGTGATATGAATAGGGTAAGCCTAGATTACAGTAGGTTCTTTAATTCAACAATTCATAGCTCTAGTGTTACGGATTGTTCGTTTAATGGTCAGCAGTTAAATAGATTCGTTTTTCAGGATTCTGATATTGCTAATGTTAATTTAAGTGGAGCGAATTGGTTGAATGTGGGAGTACAGAACTGTTCTTTGACTAATGCTGGTTTTAAAAAAACATCGGTTTTTAATTCTACTTTTGTTAATTCAAATCTTGAAGGATCATTATTTAATGGAACAAAAGTCTATAAATCTCATTATAACTCAGTTAATTTAAGTGGTATTAAGGTTCAAGATGCTATTTTTGGTGAAAATTTATTTTACGATGTAGTTTTTGATGCGAGTAGAGTTGCTGATTCTAATTTTAGTAATTGTTATATCTGGTCGTCTGTTTTTACTGACAATTTTATTAGCGGTGGAGAGTTTAAATATACTAACTTCAGTAGCTCTGATATATCGAACTCTTGTTTTGAAAGTGTAAATTTAGATCATGCTATTTTCTTTAAATCTAATTGTACTAAATCAAAATTCAAAAAAGCTACACTCCGAAGCTCATATTTTGATTACGCAGATATGAATGCTGCTACATTTTTATTTGTTAACGCAAATAATTCTACTTTTACTAATTCAAGTTTGTCTGGTTCAAGTTTTTGTAATTCCAGTTTTTATAATGTTAATTTTGAGGACGCAGATTTTCGAGAAGTGGTATTTAATGCTACTGATTTAAGGTCATATTTTGTTAATTCAAATTTAGAAGGCGTGACTATTTATAACTCAAATATGCAAGGGGCTAATTTAGAGAATGCCAATTTGGACAAAAGTATGTTTAAGAATAGTAGTTTAGTCGGTGTATGTTTTCGCAAAGCTAATTTAATGAATTCCGTGTTGAAAAATGAAAATTTAAATTTTGCTATATTTTCAGAAGCTAATTTAGAAGATATTGATCTTAGTGGAGCAAGTTTAGTTTTTGTAAAAATGATGAATTCTAATCTTGAACATGCGGTTTTTGAAAATGCATATCTAAATAAGGTGAATTTTAGTAATGCTCATTTGAGTAACTGTTCATTCGATAACTCAAAAATTATAAGTTCAGATTTTACTAATGCGACATTAATTGGTTCTGATTTTAGTAATGCAATAATAAAAAACACTGATTTTACCGGTGCTGCAACTCTATATCAGACAACTCTGCCAATACAGTTAGAACAAGTTATCAAAAAGACTCATCCACAGCTTTTTGATAAACCCGTCTGGTTTGTTGAAAAAGTAATCCCGTAA
- a CDS encoding xanthine dehydrogenase family protein molybdopterin-binding subunit, whose product MSSAHKLGSRSPRFDAPAKALGREIFASDEYPENMVWAGALRAGVPHGLIRSLDTSAARKIPGVVAVLTAEDVPGENRQGFIYWDMPVLCMDKVRHAGDAVALVVAETKEILAEALRAIVLDIEPLPVVDTLDKALAPDALQIHDLETGNVLKQATLRKGDAQAALSLCDVVIEETFFTPQQAHCFLETENGTARMDEDGILHMTVSTQAPFRDRFEIGRALGLPPNRLHITAPFLGGGFGGKDGATVQCLLALAAMHAGGRPVKMWWSREESMLAGYKRHAARMHFRLGAGADGTLRALICDLDYDTGAYAHLGVEIMALGLEHASGPYRVEHLEANGRCIYTNNPVAGAFRGFGVAQVCFAFEGMMDRLAVRLGMDPLELRLKNAIRQGDKNGVGVTMARSTCMVECLAGLQNHPLWLSRNEWVRNAPSFTRRGVGIAAIYNGMGYGRGLADAAVAKIRMTEEGRFRVYNGVSDMGQGNSPTFVQMACEILNQDESLMELVQPDTDRTHPSGSSSAGRTTYTYGKALIEACKAMRDKLLHRAAMVMMVDDVADLELVSGAVFHAASGRKFPLVALAGMLHREDRFCIGEAMMPVTQDMPEGGENFRLGFPHLIFPYAAHLVRIQVDELTGLVSVSDYVAFTDGGQVLNPQNFEQQVQGAVAQGLGFALWEDCVSDEGRLLTTDLSTYVIPGAGDLPDIESHAVNTEEQSGPFGMKGIGEVGMNGPLPAVASALLHSGMPMTEASFTPERILAALGGGKL is encoded by the coding sequence ATGTCCTCAGCGCATAAATTGGGCTCTCGCTCACCTCGTTTTGATGCTCCCGCTAAGGCTCTCGGCAGGGAGATATTTGCTTCGGATGAATACCCTGAAAATATGGTTTGGGCAGGAGCATTGCGTGCCGGAGTACCTCATGGTCTAATTCGCAGTTTGGATACTTCGGCAGCCCGAAAGATACCCGGTGTTGTGGCGGTTCTTACCGCTGAGGACGTGCCCGGTGAAAATCGGCAGGGTTTCATCTATTGGGATATGCCTGTGTTATGCATGGACAAGGTGCGCCACGCAGGTGATGCCGTGGCTCTGGTGGTAGCCGAGACGAAGGAGATTCTGGCCGAGGCACTGCGGGCCATCGTTCTTGATATTGAACCCCTTCCTGTTGTGGACACATTGGATAAGGCTCTGGCGCCTGATGCACTCCAGATTCATGACCTTGAAACAGGCAACGTTCTTAAGCAGGCCACCTTGCGCAAGGGTGATGCTCAGGCTGCCCTGAGCCTGTGTGATGTAGTCATCGAAGAAACTTTTTTTACTCCCCAGCAGGCACATTGTTTTCTGGAAACCGAAAACGGCACGGCGCGTATGGATGAGGACGGCATTCTGCATATGACCGTCTCCACTCAGGCTCCCTTTCGTGACCGATTCGAGATAGGACGGGCTTTGGGACTGCCGCCGAACAGGTTGCACATCACCGCCCCGTTTCTCGGTGGAGGGTTCGGGGGTAAGGACGGAGCCACCGTCCAATGTCTTTTGGCTCTGGCCGCCATGCATGCTGGCGGACGTCCGGTAAAAATGTGGTGGAGCCGTGAGGAGAGTATGCTTGCCGGATACAAACGGCATGCGGCACGGATGCATTTCCGGCTCGGAGCCGGGGCGGACGGAACCCTGAGGGCCCTGATTTGTGATCTGGACTACGACACTGGAGCCTATGCCCACCTCGGGGTGGAAATTATGGCTCTCGGTCTGGAGCATGCCAGCGGTCCTTATCGGGTGGAGCATCTGGAGGCCAACGGCCGATGTATCTACACCAATAATCCTGTAGCCGGAGCGTTTCGCGGTTTTGGAGTGGCTCAGGTCTGTTTTGCCTTTGAGGGCATGATGGATCGTCTGGCTGTAAGGCTCGGTATGGACCCCTTGGAATTGCGGCTCAAAAATGCCATCCGTCAGGGGGATAAAAATGGAGTAGGTGTGACTATGGCCCGTTCCACCTGCATGGTGGAATGTCTGGCCGGACTGCAAAACCATCCTCTTTGGCTGTCGCGGAATGAATGGGTGCGTAATGCTCCTTCTTTTACCCGGCGGGGTGTGGGCATTGCCGCGATATATAATGGAATGGGCTATGGTCGGGGGCTTGCTGATGCGGCTGTGGCAAAAATTCGGATGACCGAAGAGGGACGCTTCAGGGTATACAACGGCGTTAGCGATATGGGTCAGGGCAACAGTCCTACCTTTGTGCAGATGGCCTGTGAAATTTTGAATCAGGATGAGTCCCTGATGGAGTTGGTTCAGCCCGATACTGATCGTACCCATCCTTCAGGATCATCGTCCGCCGGACGAACGACATATACCTACGGCAAAGCATTGATCGAGGCTTGCAAAGCCATGCGGGACAAACTCCTGCATCGGGCGGCTATGGTTATGATGGTCGATGACGTCGCGGACCTTGAGCTTGTGTCCGGTGCGGTTTTCCATGCAGCTTCCGGGCGGAAATTTCCCTTGGTCGCGCTGGCAGGTATGCTTCACCGCGAGGACAGGTTCTGTATCGGGGAGGCGATGATGCCCGTAACGCAGGATATGCCTGAGGGCGGTGAAAATTTCAGGCTCGGCTTCCCCCATTTGATTTTTCCCTATGCAGCCCATCTGGTGCGTATTCAGGTGGATGAACTTACCGGTCTTGTGTCCGTATCCGACTACGTGGCCTTCACCGATGGAGGACAGGTGCTTAACCCGCAGAATTTTGAACAGCAGGTGCAGGGCGCGGTAGCTCAAGGGTTGGGTTTCGCTCTCTGGGAGGATTGTGTCTCAGATGAAGGACGCTTGTTGACCACGGACCTGAGTACCTACGTCATCCCCGGAGCCGGAGATCTTCCCGATATCGAGTCCCATGCGGTGAATACGGAAGAGCAGTCCGGTCCTTTCGGCATGAAGGGTATAGGCGAAGTGGGCATGAACGGTCCTCTTCCGGCTGTAGCCTCTGCGCTGCTGCACTCGGGGATGCCCATGACTGAAGCTTCTTTTACTCCGGAAAGAATTCTGGCCGCGCTCGGAGGCGG
- a CDS encoding RHS repeat-associated core domain-containing protein, with product MVTLSAMEDGSGTTVSKYNKAGKAVGMIHRKQTYLLGTDQLGSVFAVADLSGNSIQEVLYDSFGRKIMNSNPEFNIPLGFAGGLYDEDTGLIHFGFREYDPVIGRFISPDPLGYAGGDVDVYAYCQDEPVNGTDPLRLFRFGKRRLGALKFLDTK from the coding sequence TTGGTTACCCTTTCAGCTATGGAAGACGGCAGCGGAACCACTGTGTCCAAGTACAACAAAGCAGGAAAAGCGGTCGGCATGATCCACCGTAAACAGACCTACCTGCTCGGCACCGATCAATTGGGTAGCGTCTTTGCAGTTGCGGATTTGTCGGGAAACAGCATACAGGAAGTCCTATACGATTCTTTCGGTAGAAAGATAATGAACAGCAACCCTGAATTCAACATCCCGCTTGGATTTGCTGGCGGTCTTTATGATGAAGATACAGGCTTGATCCATTTCGGCTTCAGGGAATACGATCCGGTCATTGGTCGTTTCATTTCACCTGATCCGCTGGGATATGCCGGTGGCGATGTGGATGTATATGCTTATTGTCAGGATGAACCGGTGAATGGAACTGATCCGCTGAGGTTGTTTCGATTCGGTAAGAGACGACTTGGAGCACTGAAATTTCTCGACACCAAATAA
- a CDS encoding DUF6573 family protein has protein sequence MVINCDPLFRMIYSYTRKQAIEDGNLIDVTGQAKETGFKVPVAVSLNLYERYITPPKGLEGEGQSVTGRSLRSSSASHRRPMSVRRSESDNSWISFSVMSKMSCIVFYL, from the coding sequence ATGGTAATTAACTGCGATCCACTGTTTCGGATGATTTATTCCTATACCCGTAAGCAGGCAATCGAAGACGGAAACCTGATCGATGTGACCGGGCAGGCGAAAGAAACCGGATTCAAGGTTCCAGTGGCTGTTTCTTTAAACCTGTATGAACGATACATCACTCCACCGAAAGGACTTGAAGGCGAAGGGCAGAGCGTTACTGGTCGGTCGTTACGCTCAAGCTCAGCCTCGCACAGAAGGCCAATGAGTGTGCGAAGGTCGGAGTCGGATAATTCTTGGATTTCTTTTTCTGTGATGTCGAAGATGTCTTGCATAGTTTTTTACTTGTAG